The sequence CATAACGCACAACTCAACTGAAAATAACAGAATTCAAAAGCCATAATGTAATTTATGATACAGAAAAAATTAAGGTAACTTATATTCCTTAGAATAAATTTACAAAATAGATCTTTTCCTAACTCTGTGAACTTTGTGTCTTTGTGGTTGCTCTAATAACTTTTCTTAGTGTTGGGTTTCCTATCGTCAACCCAACCTACGAATCTTGATTGACTTTTTTGACGATTAAATAGCTAATTGATAAAGCTAAAATGCCTAATGCTAAACCGATGACTTCATTTCCAGAGGTTTTTTCTAAGTCGAGGATGACGAATTTGCGAGCGATCGCCACTATCGAAGTAGCTACTACTAATTCAACCTGCAAGGTATGCTTTTTTAAATAGGCTGTGATATTTTCGAGTATTTCTAAGGCTATTAATATATCAAGAAACAAACCTAAAATACTAATTAAACTCTTGGCAAATAATCCAAAAGGTGGAGTAGTTAGTTCTTTGTATAATAATATGAATAAATCTAGTAATCCAGCCAAAATTACTATAACCATTGCCACTGAAAGCATTTTGGCAATGATAT comes from Merismopedia glauca CCAP 1448/3 and encodes:
- a CDS encoding phosphate-starvation-inducible PsiE family protein; translated protein: MWRQIKGYSQKIIQDGSFLTGLKIFENIIAKMLSVAMVIVILAGLLDLFILLYKELTTPPFGLFAKSLISILGLFLDILIALEILENITAYLKKHTLQVELVVATSIVAIARKFVILDLEKTSGNEVIGLALGILALSISYLIVKKVNQDS